The segment CGATCTTCGGCAGCAGGCGGTCGTGGACGGAGGAGTCGACGATCACGCGCTGGACGGAGATGCAGGACTGGCCGCCCTGGTAGTTGGAGAAGGTGGCGATACGGCTCGCCGCCCAGTCCAGGTCCTCCTCGGAGGACCAGTCGGGGAGGACCACGGCCGCGGCGTTGCCGCCGAGCTCCAGGGTGCAGTGCTTGTGCGGCACCGACTGCTGGATGGCGTAGCCGACCGTGTCGGAGCCGGTGAAGGAGATGACCGGGAGGCGCTCGTCCTGGACGAGGGCGGGCATGCGGTCGTTCGGCACGGTCAGGATCGACCAGGAGCCGGCCGGCAGGTCGGTCTCGGCCAGGATCTCGCCCAGGATCAGGGAGGAGATCGGCGTCGACGGGGCCGGCTTGAGGATGATCGGGGCGCCGACGGCGATGGCCGGGGCGACCTTGTGGGCGCTGAGGTTCAGCGGGAAGTTGAACGGCGCGATGCCGAGGACGACGCCCTTGGGGATGCGGCGGGTGAGGGCGAGGCGGCCCGCGCCGCCGGCCTCGGTGTCCAGGCGCTGGGCCTCGCCGGAGTTCCAGCGGCGGGCCTCTTCGGCGGCGAAACGGAAGACGGAGACGGCACGGCCGACCTCGCCGCGGGCCCACTTGATGGGCTTGCCGTTCTCGGCGGAGATCAGCAGGGCGATCTCCTCGGTGCGCTCGGCGAGCCGCTTCGACACGTGGTCGAGGGCGGCGGCGCGGACGTGCGCCGGGGTCGCGGCGAACTCGTCGACGACGGCGTGCGCCGCGGCGACGGCCTCCTCGACCTGGGCCTCGGTGGGCACGCTGACCTTGCCGACCAGACGCCCGTCGAAGGAGTTCGTGACGTCGAAGGTGGCCTCGCCGGTGGCCTCGCGGCCGGCGAGCCAGAAGGCGTGGGTGGTCGTCATTGCGTCCCGGCCCTTTCCGTTTCGGGGGGTGCGAGCGATTGCTCTCGTGACACGTTAGGGCCGAGGCGCCGAGCGTGGGCTTGTCCGGTGTGGAGTGATGGGTCCGGACCTCTGTCCGAATTGGCCGAAGCGGGGTCGTTGTCTCCTATCAGGAGGCCCGGGGCCGATGAGGTCACCGGCCTTCTCGGCTGTGCTGGAAGGCCGGGCTGCGTCCGAAGGGCCAGTTGTGCCTGAAGGTCGGGCTGTGCCTGAAGGCCGGGCTGTGTCCGGGGGAAGCGCTGCGTCTGGGGAGGGAGGGGGTCACCAGCGTTCGTACACCGAAAGGGGCCGCTGCCCCGCGCCCCAGCGCACCACGACGACCCGGTCCCCGTGGGTGAACAGCTCGCCGAGCGCGTCCGACGGACCCATCCGCTCGCGGAAGGCCCGGTCCTCCTCCTCGTCGCCGGTGGCGGCGTCGAAGACGTACAGCCCGTCGCCGTACTTCTTGTCGAGGCTCACGGTCGTCACACGGCCGCCCGTCACGTCCAGCTGCTCCAGGTCGGCGTTACCGAGGTCTGCCCGCCACACCTGGTCGCCGGTCGCCAGATCGAAGGCGACGACCCGCTCCCACGTGCTCTGGCTTCCCTCGTACGAGGCGATCGCGAAGAGCCTCCCGCCCCCGACCGCACTCTCCTCGATGGAACCGTAGTCGCCGATGTCGTCGATCCGTCCCTGAGGGCGGCCGTCGGGTCCGAAGGCGAGGGTGGCCCGCATCCCGCTGTCCGCCTGGTCCGCGACGGACACCACCGCGGGCTCGGCGGACAGGAGACGCACCTCCGCGTTCGCGGCCACGCCCCGCCGGGCGTCGAGCGGCACGGTCCAGCGCTCCTTGCCGTCGGCGGGGTCGAACGCGGCGAGCTTCGCCTCGGTGCCGCAGGCGACGGTGGCGAGGACCTGCTTCTCGGCGGCGGCGACGGAACCGGTGGCGCAGCCCTTCGGCACGGCGGCGTTCCAACGCGAGGCGCCCGTCCTCAGGTCGACGGCGCGCACCCGGCCCGTGCTGTCGCGCAGGACTCCGAGGCCACCGCCGGTGACGAGGGTGTCGTACGCGGCGGTGCCGGGCGCCGTGGTGTGCCACAGTTCGCGGCCGTCGGTGAGGTCGAGCGCGACGACGGTGGCACAGCGCTCGTCGTTCAGGCCGTACGCGAGGAGGACGACGGAACCGGTGGCGGCCGGACTGACGGCGCAGGTGTCCGCCCGGCCGGGCACGACGTACTCCCAGCGCTTGTGCCCCGATCCGACGTCGAAGCCGGTGACGCCGTCGAAGCGGCTGCGGGCGACGGTGTCTCCGACGAGCCAGGAGCTGTTGCCGCGATCGGACGCGCCGCGGTCGTACGGGGCCTCCCAGGCGGTCCTCATCGAGAAGAACGGCACATACCCGGAACCGGCCATGAAGACGAGGGCGAACCCGCCGACGACGGCGAGCAGGACGCCCCCCACAGTCAACAGGGCCAGCACCCTTCGCCACCCGCTCAACGGCTCCCGGCCGCTCCCGCTCCCCGTACGCGCTGCCATCCGGATCCCCACCCCTGGCTCGAAAGATCGAAACCCGGTCAGGCTAGCGGGCGGCGATCACCCGCGCCGCTCCGTGGACACGATCAGACAGACTCCGCCGACGACGATCGCGCCGCCGAGGACGATGGGCCACGACAGGGCCTCGTTGAGGACGAGGGCGCCCAGGGCGACCGCGACGACGGGGTTCACGTACGCGTAGGTGGCGACGAGGGAGAGCGGTGCGGCCTGGAGGAGCCAGGCGTACGCCGTGAAGGCCAGCAGCGAGCCGAAGACGATCAGATAGGCGAGCGCGGCCCAGGAACGGGTCGAGATCTCCGCCAGGTCGAGACCGTGCTGCTCGCCCCGGACCAGACCGATGGCCACGCCGGCGAGACCGCCCACGACCATCTCGTACGCACTGGCCGTGAAGGGGTTCGCGGGCATCGGGAGGCGCGCGGAGGAGAACGAACCGACGGACCACATCAGGGTCGCGACCACGACGAGGACGACCCCGACGACCTTCACGTCACCGCTGAGACCCGGCAGGGTCAGCACGGCGAGCCCCGCGAGCCCCAGAAGCACACCGGCGACCCCGCCTGCGCTCGGCCGCTGGCCGGTCGCGGCCTTCATGACGACGACCCAGGCCGGGACGACGGAGATCAGCAGGGCGGCCAGGCCGGAGGGTATGGAGGTCTCGGCGAGGACGACGAGGCCGTTGCCGCCGGGGATCAGGAGCAGACCGACGAGCACGGCCGAACCGAGCTGCCGACGGTTGACCTTGAGGGCTGCGGGCCCCTGGCGCCAGGCGATGATCCCGGCGAGGAGCAGACCGGCGGTGACGAAGCGGGCGCCCGAGGAGAGGAACGGCGGCATCGTCTCGACGACGATCCGGATGCCGAGGTACGTGGAGCCCCAGACGACGTACACGATGCCGAGCGCGGCCCACACGGCCCCGGTGATCCGACGGACGGGAACGGCGGGAGTGGCGGGAGCCTCGGTACGGGGCTCGGTGGTGGCCGGGGGTGCCTCGGGGGCCGGATCGACGGCGGGGCTTGTCATGAGCAGGAGAGTAAGGAGTCAGGGGCCCGATGACCAAGAAAATTGCCCGCATTCGGGCAGGCGAGGACCGATGGACGGGCGTGCGGAGGCCGTTCCGGGGGAATGGCAGGATGTCCCGACCCGTGGGGAGAGCAGTCACCCCCTGGGGGAAGCAGCGGAAGAAGTAGACGACAGGTAGGGGGAAACACATGGTCCTGCTCGCCTTGATCGGCGTCCTGGTGCTCGCCGTCGGAGGGTGCGTCTGCGTGGTCTGGGCCGCGCGGGGCGGGCCCCGGTGGGTCCGCGGGGTCGCCGCCGTGACCCTGGCGGCCGGAAGCGTGGTGCGCAGCAACCGGCGACGCGGCCTGGGGTCGAACAACAACGACAACTACAGCGGCGACGGGGGCGCGAGCTCGGACGGCTGACGGCTGACGCGCCGGGGGCCGCGGGTCCGGGGGCGCGGGCCCGGGGGCCGCGGGTCCGGGGGCCGCGGGTCCGGGGGCCGAGGGTCCGGGGCCGGGGCCGGGGCCGGGGGTCCGCGGGCCGGGGGCCGGGGGCCGGGGGTTCCGGAGGCCGGGGGTTCGGGGGTCCGGTGGTCCGCGGTCCGGAGGTCCGGGGCCCCTGATGGCACCCTGCCCGCCCGCCCCGCTCCTCCTCCCCCTCCCCTACTACTCCGTGCCCTCCCCCGTCGCCTTCAGCGCCAGCCACAGCTCCATGCGTACGTCCGGGTCGTCGAGGGAGCGGCCGAGGATCTCCTCCACCCGCCGCATCCGGTAGCGCAGGGTGTGCCGGTGGACGCCCAGGTCGGCCGCCGCCGCGTCCCACTGGCCGTGCCGGGAGAGCCAGGCGCGCAGGGAGGCGACCAGGTCGCCGCGGCCCGTCGCGTCGTGGTCCCGCAGCGCGCGCAGCATCCCGTCGGCGAAGGCGCGGACGGCGTCGTCGGCGAGGAGGGGCAGGACCGAGCCCGCCGCGAGGTCCTCGTGCTCGACCAGCGCCTTGCCCCGCCGCCTCGCCACCGAGAGCGCCTGTTCCGCCTGCTTGTACGCCGCGGCGGCCGTGATCGGTCCGGCGGGGGCCGAGAGGCCGATGGTGACGCCGGACTCCTCCGCGTCCCGTTCCGCGTACCCCTCGCAGGCGGCGACGACCGCGCCCGCGTCCCCGGCGAGGACGACGAGCCGCTGCTCGCTCTCGGGGACGGTGAGCACCGCCTCGCCCGCCCGTGCGGCCGCCGACTCCAGGGCCTCGGCGAGCACCTGCAGGGCCGGTTCGCCGGTCGGGTCGCCCCCGGCGGGTTCCGCGACGAGCAGCCGGAAGGGGGCGTCGAGGAGCCCGCCGTACACATCACCGGCCACCGCGCGCGCGTGGTCCGGCTGGCCCGCGAGCATCATCTTCAGGACCGCCTCGCCGAGCCGCTGTTCGGCCGCCTGCAGCGAACGGGAACGCTCCGTCGTGAGGGTGAGCAGGGCGATCGCCGAGTGCACGGCGTACCGCTCGGCCGTCCCGAGGGGCGCACCGGTACCGACCGCGAGGGCGCCCCGGACGCGGCGTCCGGAGCCGAGCGACTGGAGTTCGACGCGGTCGTCCGTACCGCCGACGACGGCGCTGGCGGGTGCGGGCCGGTCGCGCAGCCGCTCCACGTCGGGGGTGAGACGGGCGGCCCGGCGCGCCGCCCAGTCGGGTGAGGCGGCGACGACGGTGCCGGAGGTGTCGTAGAGGGCGGCCCAGCCGTCGACGTGCGCGGCGAGCCGGGCGACGACGGCCTCGGGGCCCTCGGCGAGCGCGGCGCGGGTCAGCTCGCGCTGTGCCTCGAAACCGGCGGTGACGGCCCGGTACTGGTCGGCGGAGATGGCCGCGGACACGGCCTTGCTGATGGCTAGGAAGGGGGTCCGGCGGGGCACTTCGAGGAGGGGCAGATGCTCCTCGCGGGCCGCTTCGAGCAGGGCCGGCGGGATCTCCTCGTAGTTGACGCCCACGGCGAAGCCGAGCCCGACGACACCGGCGCCGAGCAGCCGCCGCACGTAGCGGCGCATCGCCTCCAGGTCCTCGGCGTCGAGGGTGAGCGCGGTGGTGAGGAGGAGTTCGCCGCCCTCCATGTACGGGACGGGGTCGGCGAGCTCGCTGACGTGCGCCCAGCGGACAGGGGTGTCCAGGCGGTCCTCACCGGCCCGGACGACGAGCTTCAGCGAGGAGTGCTGGACGAGCGAGGCGAGGGTGGGCGGCATTGGGGACCGTCGGACCTTTGAGCGAGGGGTCGCCGCTCAGCCGAGCGGCGACCCCGATTGTGCCAGGGCAAGCCGATGCCCGCTCCGGCTCCGCGCCGCACGCGACCCCGGCTCCCTGCCGCACGCGACCCCGGGCCCGACCGGATCCGATCCGGCTCCCGTCCACCGACCCTCCGCTCCCGGCTGCCTCAGCTCCGCAGATCCACCAGCAGGGGTGGCGTGTGCTCGCCCCGCACATGGGTGAGGGACAGCACGGCATGCCCGGCGGGGACGTCGTGGGCGAGATCGGAGGCCGACCATCGCTGCCGCTCCACTTCCCGTACGGTGACGGCCTCGGTGGTCACGGCCTTGCCGGTGACCAGTTTGCGCAGGGCGTGGAAGGCCCGGGTCATGGGCTGATCCGCGAACACGGTGTGATGGGCCACCTCCGTGGTCTCCACCCGTTCGGTGCCCCACGCCTCGGCGAAGGCCCGGCCGTCCCAGGTGGGCAGGCCGGCGAACGCCATCCGGCAGCCGACCACCGCGAGGAGCGGCCCGTGGAGCGCCTCGGGCACCTCGGCGAGGGTACGGAGGGCGAGGACGACGGCCGACTTCTGCGGGCGCAGCCGTTGGAGGGCCCGTACGGTCCCGGGCGTGAGGGCGCTGGCCGCGTCGTCGAGTACCAGGAAGGCGGTGTGACCGCGCCCGGTGCGGTCCCGGGTGACGGACTGGAACTGGGCGAGGAGCAGCCGGTTCAGGAGCCGGGCGGCTTCTTCGTGGCCGCCCTCCGGCAGGCTGATCCGCACCCGCATCGGGTGCTGGGCGACGGCCGCGAGGGAGAAGGGCCGCACGTCGCGGCCGCCGCCGAAGAACTCGGCGAAGACGGGCCGGTCGAGGGCGGCGAGCCGGTCGGCGAGCACAGGGCCGAGGTCGGTCGCGGTGCCGACCTGGCGGATCCGGGAGTCCAGCTCGCGGCGCATGGCCTGCGCGCTGTCGGCCGGCAGCAGGTCGAGCAGGGCACGGAGGGTCTCGGGCCGGGCTTCGAGCAGCTCGCGCAGGACCGGGACGGTCGGGAAGTGTCCGTACGCGGTCCGGTAGGGACCGATGAGCTGCGCGAGGACGGTGACGGCGCGCCGGGTCTCCACGCCCTCCAGGTCGCCGACGAGCCCCTCGGCGAGGAAGGCGGCGGCCTCGTCCGCGTCGGCGGTTCCCGCGTACAGGTCGAGGTCGTAGCGGGAGGCGGGGTCGCCGACCCGGACGACGACGTCGTACGCCTCGTCGGCACCGAGCGGGGCCGAGCCCGCGCCGACGGCGACGACGGCACAGGTGCCGGTGAGCGCCTGGAGGGTGAGGGCCTCGACGACGGGCGCGACCAGGGCACGGGTCTTGCCGGCACCGGAAGGGCCGACGGCGAGGAGGGAGGTGCCGAGGAGTCCGGGGTCGAGCGCGAGTCCGGCGCCGTGATAGGCGGGCGGGGTGCGCTCGGCGGGCGCGTACCGGCCGATCCTGACCTGGTCCACGAGCAGGTCGTGGTCGGCCGAGCGGCGTGGCAGGTCGCGGTCGCCGGACGGGTGGGCGCCCGTCGCGGCGCCCTGGTCGATCAGGGTCCTGACGAGGGCGGCCCGGCGTCCGGCGTCCCGGTCGGTGTCGTGCCAGGCGCGGCGGACGCGGGCGCAGTCGACGTCGTTCATCCGGCCGGTGGCCAGTTCGCCCACGAGCAGCTCGGCGGCGCGGTGCTGACCGGCTTCCCGCAGTTCGGGCCACTGGGAGCGGGGGATGCCCGGTGCGGCGTCGGGCGCCGGGGCGGTGACACCCGTGGCGGAGCGGGCGCGCCAGGCCCGGAAGAGGCTCGCCCATTCGCCGACGCGGGCGAAGGGCCACACCACGAGCGCGGTGATGAGCGCGTACAGCGGATAGACGAGGAAGGGGGATTCGAGGACGTCGTAGCCGCCGCCGACGAGGGAGACGAGCGAGAGCACGGGCAGGCCGACGGGCAGTGGGTCCCAGCCCAGTCCGAAGGCCTCCGGCCAGACGAACGCCAGGGTGATCAGCGCTCCGGCGCCCGCGAGAGCGGCGCGGACGGGCGCGCGGAAACGGCCGAGGTAGTGGCGGACGATCCTGCCCCAGGAGCCGAGCGCGGCGATCGCGCAGACGAGCCCGACGAAGACGACGCCGCCGAAGACGGCGTGCGCCGCTTGCCCGTGCCAGTCCCGTGGCGCGGTGGTGCCGTGGTACCACCAGTCGCCGGGGGTGAGGGTCTGGAGCACCGCGTACATGTACGGGAGCGTGCCGCGCCGGTAGGCCGACCAGATGAGCAGGCCGACGGCCACCGGGATCAGCATCCCGGCGACGGTGGCGGGGGCCAGCCGCGCGGGCCCGCCGGGCGGCGGCGGGACGTGCCGGAACCGCCAGATGCCGAGACCGGCCTCGGGGCGCGGGGCGTCCAGCCACTCGGCGACGGGCCGGCGCACTCCGGGGGCGCCGGCCGGCCGGGGCGGGGCCGCCGGCGCGGGGGCCGGGAGGTGCGCGGGAACGGGAGGTGCGGGCGGAAGCCCGGCCGGCGGACCGGCTGCCGGACGGCCCGGCGACGGCGGGCCCGCCGGGCGTGGCACCGGTGGGAACTCCTTCGCGGGGGGTGGTGCCGCACCGCCGAACGGGTCGCGCGACTCGTACGTGCCGTCGGTCTCCATGAACCCCTGCCCCCTGACCAGCCAGGTCGCCGTCTCTGTGCCACCGTCAATCTAGTGGCCCGGGGACGCCCCGGAGGGGTTTCACCCACCCGTGTGCCCGCGCACCCGCGGACAGGCACGGCGAGGCTGCCCCGTGGCGGGGAAACGGACCCGCCCCGCCCGCCCCAGGCACCACAACCCGCGCCCCCATGTCCATCTCGGACAACGACACACCCCCCACCACTCCCGATCGGCGCATGCCTCCGCCCCTCCCCCGCGCCTAGCCTGCGGAGGAAACCCGCAAGTGCGTCCAGAACACCCCCAGGAGCCCCGCATGAACGCTGTCCCGCAGGAGCGGCGCATCGTCACCGCCATCCCCGGTCCGAAGTCGCAGGAGCTTCAGGCCCGCCGTCTCGACACGGTCGCCGGTGGCGTGGGCTCCACGCTCCCCGTCTTCACGAAGCGGGCCGGTGGCGGCATCATCGAGGACGTCGACGGCAACCGTCTGATCGACTTCGGTTCCGGCATCGCCGTGACCTCGGTCGGCGCCTCCGCCGAGGCCGTCGTGCGCCGCGCCTCCGCGCAGCTGCAGGACTTCACCCACACCTGTTTCATGGTGACGCCGTACGAGGGGTACGTGGAGGTCTGCGAGGCGCTCGCCGAGCTGACCCCGGGCGACCACGCCAAGAAGTCCGCGCTGTTCAACTCCGGCGCCGAGGCCGTCGAGAACGCCGTCAAGATCGCCCGCTCGTACACCAAGCGCCAGGCCGTCGTCGTCTTCGACCACGGCTACCACGGCCGTACGAACCTCACGATGGCGCTGACGTCGAAGAACATGCCGTACAAGCAGGGCTTCGGTCCGTTCGCCCCCGAGGTCTACCGCGTGCCGGTGGCCTACGGCTACCGCTGGCCCACCGGTGCCGAGAACTGCGGCCCCGAGGCCGCCGCCCAGGCGATCGACAACATCACCAAGCAGATCGGCGCCGACAACGTCGCCGCGATCATCATCGAGCCGGTCCTCGGCGAGGGCGGCTTCATCGAGCCGGCCAAGGGCTTCCTGCCGGCGATCGTGAAGTTCGCCAACGACAACGGCATCGTCTTCGTCGCCGACGAGATCCAGTCCGGCTTCTGCCGTACCGGCCAGTGGTTCGCATGCGAGGACGAGGGCATCGTCCCGGACCTCATCACCACCGCCAAGGGCATCGCGGGCGGTCTGCCGCTCGCCGCCGTCACCGGCCGCGCCGAGATCATGGACTCCGTCCACGGCGGCGGTCTGGGCGGCACCTACGGCGGCAACCCGGTGGCCTGCGCCGGCGCGCTCGGCTCCATCGAGACCATGAAGGAGCTCGACCTCAACGCCAAGGCGAAGAACATCGAGTCCATCATGAAGGCCCGACTGACGGCGATGGCCGAGAAGTTCGACGCCATCGGTGACATCCGCGGCCGCGGCGCCATGATCGCCATCGAGCTGGTCAAGGACCGCGCGACCAAGGAGCCGAACCCGGAGGCCGCGGGCGCGCTCGCGAAGGCCTGCCACGCCGAGGGTGTGCTGGTCCTGACCTGTGGCACCTACGGCAACGTGCTGCGCTTCCTGCCGCCGCTCGTCATCGGCGACGACCTGCTCAACGAGGGCCTCGACGTCCTCGAGGGCGCGCTCGCCCAGATCTGATCCGAGACCTGAGCCGAGATCTGATCCCGGATCCGATCCCGGATCTGGATCCCGGATCTGGATCCCGGATCGGATCCAATCTCGGATCCCGGATCGGATCTGGATCCGAGATCCGATCGCAGATCCCGGATCCGATCGGCGATCTGACACTCCGTGTGAAGACTCTGTGGGGGGCCGATGGCGGGACGCGTTTCCGGCTGTCGGTCCCCCCTTCTCTGACGTACGGTTTCTGCAGATGAGAGAAACACCCCGGGCGGAGCCTCCCCAGCCCCGCCCACACCGTGCCGTCGCGCACACCCCTGGAGCCTCGTGCTCCGGAACTCCTCACCGATCGGACGGCCGCCCGCCCCACACCCCCCGGGGCGTGCGGCGATCCGATCCCCTCGGCCGCCCTGGAACCACCCCCCCTGTTCCAGGGCGGCCGGCTCTCTTCTCGGCGCTCGTCGCCCTCGTCGTCGTGACCTGGCAGGTGCTCGTCCACGGCCCCTTGGCCAGGCTCGACGAGCGGGTGTCCCGGGCCGTGGTGGACTCGGTCCCCCGGTCCCTCTCCGAACTCGCCTCCGACCTCGGCAACATGACCGTCGCCCTCCCCGTCCTCGCCTGCGCGATGGCGTACGCGGTGTGGCGCGGCCGAAGGATCGCCGCCCTGTACGCGGGCCTCGCGATGGCGCTCGTACCGCTCCTGGTGGTGCCCCTGAAGGAGTGGACGGCCCGCCCCGGCCCCCTGGAGCCCTGGGCCCACGGCTACTACCCCTCGGGCCACACGGCCACGGCTGCGGTCGCCTACTTCGGTGCCGCCTTCCTCGTCTCGAACCGGCTGATCCCGGTCGCCGCCCTCCTGACCGCGCTGACGGGAACCGGGCTGATCCTGCGCGGCTTCCACTGGCCGCTGGACGTGCTGGCCTCGCTCGCCCTGTGCGTTCCCCTGCTGACCTGGCCCGCCCTGGCGGCGCGGCGCGGACCGGACCGGCTTACCCGGCGTCCCGACTCCGACGGACCGCCGTGACGGCGATCCGCCATGACCGTCCGCTGTGACGACGATCCGCTATGACCGTCCGCTGTGACGGCGCCGGGCCGGAACCCCTGAGGGGTTCCGGCCCGGCTCTGTTCGGCGCGGCAGGTCGTCGCGCGAGGTCGTGCCCCAGGGGGTGCCTGGGACACGACGACCGTCAGCTCCAGTTGTAGGCGTCGAAGTTGTTCGAGAACTGCCACTGGTTGTAGCGGTCCCAGTTGATCGACCAGGTCATCAGGCCGCGCAGGGCGGGCCAGGTGCCGTGGGTCTGGTAGGTGCCGCAGTTGGTCTTCTTCGTCAGGCAGTCCAGGGCCTTGCCGACCTCGGCCGGGGCCGTGTGGCCGTTGCCCGCCTGGGTGGAGGCCGGGAGGCCGATCGCGACCTGGTCGGGGCGGAGGGCCGGGAAGACGCGGTCGGTGTTGCCCGCGACCGGGAAGCCGGTGAGCAGCATGTCGGTCATCGCGATGTGGAAGTCGGCGCCGCCCATCGAGTGGTACTGGTTGTCCAGGCCCATGATGGAGCCCGAGTTGTAGTCCTGGACGTGCAGCAGGGTGAGGTCGTCGCGCAGCGCGTGGATGACCGGCAGGTAGGCGCCGGCGCGCGGGTCCTGGCCGCCCCAGGGGCCGGAGCCGTAGTACTGGTAGCCGAGCTGGACGAAGAAGGTCTCCGGGGCCATCGTCAGGACGAAGTTCTGGCCGTACTTGGCCTTGAGGGTCTTGACCGCCTGGATCAGGTTGACGATGACGGGGCTCGTCGGGTTCCGGAAGTCTGTGTCGCCGGTCTGGAGCGACAGCGAGTGGCCCTCGAAGTCGATGTCGAGGCCGTCGAGACCGTACTCGTCGATGATCTTCGAGACGGAGGAGACGAACATGTCACGGGCGGCGGTGGTGGAGAGCTGCACCTGGCCGTTCTGGCCGCCGATGGAGATCAGGACCTTCTTGCCGGCGGCCTGCTTGGCCTTGATGGCCGCCTTGAAGTCGGCGACCGACTCGACGTTCGGGCACTCCGTCGCCGGGCACAGGCTGAAGCGGATGTCGCCGGAGGTCACCGAGGTCGGCTCACCGAAGGCGAGGTTGATGACGTCCCAGGAGGCGGGGACGTCGGCCATCCGGGTGTAGCCGGAGCCGTTGGCGAAGCTGGCGTGGAGGTATCCGACGAGGGCGTGCGCGGGCAGGCCGGGGTTGCCGCCCCCGCCGCCGCTGGTCGTCGTCGCGCTCACGGTGGCCGACTTCGGCGACTCGCCCGCGCTGTTCACGGCGCTGACCTGGAAGGTGTACGCGGTGGAGGCGGTGAGCCCGGTGACGGTGGCCGAGGTGCCGGTGACCGTCTGGACCTTGGTGGTGCCCCGGTAGACGTTGTACGAGGTGGCGCCGGAGACCGCGGACCAGGTCAGCGGCACGGTGGTGGAGGTGGGGGAGCCCGCCGCGAGGCCGGTGGGGGCGGCCGGGAGCTGCACCGGGTCGCCGCCGGGGCCGAAGAGGGAGAGGTCGTCGGCCTGGTAGGCGGGGGTGCCGTACCAGCCGTGGGTGTAGATCGTGACCGAGGTCGTCGAGGCGCCCGTCGTGAACGTGGTCGCGAGCCGCTGCCAGTCGGGCGCGG is part of the Streptomyces sp. NBC_00250 genome and harbors:
- a CDS encoding aldehyde dehydrogenase family protein — protein: MTTTHAFWLAGREATGEATFDVTNSFDGRLVGKVSVPTEAQVEEAVAAAHAVVDEFAATPAHVRAAALDHVSKRLAERTEEIALLISAENGKPIKWARGEVGRAVSVFRFAAEEARRWNSGEAQRLDTEAGGAGRLALTRRIPKGVVLGIAPFNFPLNLSAHKVAPAIAVGAPIILKPAPSTPISSLILGEILAETDLPAGSWSILTVPNDRMPALVQDERLPVISFTGSDTVGYAIQQSVPHKHCTLELGGNAAAVVLPDWSSEEDLDWAASRIATFSNYQGGQSCISVQRVIVDSSVHDRLLPKIVAAVEAQVTGDPSDSATDVGPLVDEAAAKRVESWVDEAVAAGAKLLAGGKREGATYAPTVLAELPADVTLARAEVFGPVLTIAKVDGEAEAFAAVNDSDFGLQAGVFTRDLQAAFRAHRALEVGGVIVGDVPSYRADQMPYGGAKRSGVGREGVKFAMDDYTYERVLVLTGLAL
- a CDS encoding outer membrane protein assembly factor BamB family protein, encoding MGGVLLAVVGGFALVFMAGSGYVPFFSMRTAWEAPYDRGASDRGNSSWLVGDTVARSRFDGVTGFDVGSGHKRWEYVVPGRADTCAVSPAATGSVVLLAYGLNDERCATVVALDLTDGRELWHTTAPGTAAYDTLVTGGGLGVLRDSTGRVRAVDLRTGASRWNAAVPKGCATGSVAAAEKQVLATVACGTEAKLAAFDPADGKERWTVPLDARRGVAANAEVRLLSAEPAVVSVADQADSGMRATLAFGPDGRPQGRIDDIGDYGSIEESAVGGGRLFAIASYEGSQSTWERVVAFDLATGDQVWRADLGNADLEQLDVTGGRVTTVSLDKKYGDGLYVFDAATGDEEEDRAFRERMGPSDALGELFTHGDRVVVVRWGAGQRPLSVYERW
- a CDS encoding EamA family transporter, whose product is MTSPAVDPAPEAPPATTEPRTEAPATPAVPVRRITGAVWAALGIVYVVWGSTYLGIRIVVETMPPFLSSGARFVTAGLLLAGIIAWRQGPAALKVNRRQLGSAVLVGLLLIPGGNGLVVLAETSIPSGLAALLISVVPAWVVVMKAATGQRPSAGGVAGVLLGLAGLAVLTLPGLSGDVKVVGVVLVVVATLMWSVGSFSSARLPMPANPFTASAYEMVVGGLAGVAIGLVRGEQHGLDLAEISTRSWAALAYLIVFGSLLAFTAYAWLLQAAPLSLVATYAYVNPVVAVALGALVLNEALSWPIVLGGAIVVGGVCLIVSTERRG
- a CDS encoding PucR family transcriptional regulator, with protein sequence MPPTLASLVQHSSLKLVVRAGEDRLDTPVRWAHVSELADPVPYMEGGELLLTTALTLDAEDLEAMRRYVRRLLGAGVVGLGFAVGVNYEEIPPALLEAAREEHLPLLEVPRRTPFLAISKAVSAAISADQYRAVTAGFEAQRELTRAALAEGPEAVVARLAAHVDGWAALYDTSGTVVAASPDWAARRAARLTPDVERLRDRPAPASAVVGGTDDRVELQSLGSGRRVRGALAVGTGAPLGTAERYAVHSAIALLTLTTERSRSLQAAEQRLGEAVLKMMLAGQPDHARAVAGDVYGGLLDAPFRLLVAEPAGGDPTGEPALQVLAEALESAAARAGEAVLTVPESEQRLVVLAGDAGAVVAACEGYAERDAEESGVTIGLSAPAGPITAAAAYKQAEQALSVARRRGKALVEHEDLAAGSVLPLLADDAVRAFADGMLRALRDHDATGRGDLVASLRAWLSRHGQWDAAAADLGVHRHTLRYRMRRVEEILGRSLDDPDVRMELWLALKATGEGTE
- a CDS encoding ATP/GTP-binding protein, whose translation is METDGTYESRDPFGGAAPPPAKEFPPVPRPAGPPSPGRPAAGPPAGLPPAPPVPAHLPAPAPAAPPRPAGAPGVRRPVAEWLDAPRPEAGLGIWRFRHVPPPPGGPARLAPATVAGMLIPVAVGLLIWSAYRRGTLPYMYAVLQTLTPGDWWYHGTTAPRDWHGQAAHAVFGGVVFVGLVCAIAALGSWGRIVRHYLGRFRAPVRAALAGAGALITLAFVWPEAFGLGWDPLPVGLPVLSLVSLVGGGYDVLESPFLVYPLYALITALVVWPFARVGEWASLFRAWRARSATGVTAPAPDAAPGIPRSQWPELREAGQHRAAELLVGELATGRMNDVDCARVRRAWHDTDRDAGRRAALVRTLIDQGAATGAHPSGDRDLPRRSADHDLLVDQVRIGRYAPAERTPPAYHGAGLALDPGLLGTSLLAVGPSGAGKTRALVAPVVEALTLQALTGTCAVVAVGAGSAPLGADEAYDVVVRVGDPASRYDLDLYAGTADADEAAAFLAEGLVGDLEGVETRRAVTVLAQLIGPYRTAYGHFPTVPVLRELLEARPETLRALLDLLPADSAQAMRRELDSRIRQVGTATDLGPVLADRLAALDRPVFAEFFGGGRDVRPFSLAAVAQHPMRVRISLPEGGHEEAARLLNRLLLAQFQSVTRDRTGRGHTAFLVLDDAASALTPGTVRALQRLRPQKSAVVLALRTLAEVPEALHGPLLAVVGCRMAFAGLPTWDGRAFAEAWGTERVETTEVAHHTVFADQPMTRAFHALRKLVTGKAVTTEAVTVREVERQRWSASDLAHDVPAGHAVLSLTHVRGEHTPPLLVDLRS
- the gabT gene encoding 4-aminobutyrate--2-oxoglutarate transaminase translates to MNAVPQERRIVTAIPGPKSQELQARRLDTVAGGVGSTLPVFTKRAGGGIIEDVDGNRLIDFGSGIAVTSVGASAEAVVRRASAQLQDFTHTCFMVTPYEGYVEVCEALAELTPGDHAKKSALFNSGAEAVENAVKIARSYTKRQAVVVFDHGYHGRTNLTMALTSKNMPYKQGFGPFAPEVYRVPVAYGYRWPTGAENCGPEAAAQAIDNITKQIGADNVAAIIIEPVLGEGGFIEPAKGFLPAIVKFANDNGIVFVADEIQSGFCRTGQWFACEDEGIVPDLITTAKGIAGGLPLAAVTGRAEIMDSVHGGGLGGTYGGNPVACAGALGSIETMKELDLNAKAKNIESIMKARLTAMAEKFDAIGDIRGRGAMIAIELVKDRATKEPNPEAAGALAKACHAEGVLVLTCGTYGNVLRFLPPLVIGDDLLNEGLDVLEGALAQI